In the Arachis stenosperma cultivar V10309 chromosome 8, arast.V10309.gnm1.PFL2, whole genome shotgun sequence genome, aaaatttgaattttactttagagagtaaagtgtgatttttatctttgaataatttttcttttatatttattcttggtcccACCTATAAAATCAATGGTAAGAGAACACAgtttactctctaaagtgaaatttaaaCTTTAGAAGATCTAAATCCTcagcaaaaataaaagaatatacatttgcaaaataaaaaataggcATTTGTCTTCATCATGAAAAAAGGAGGACAGTTGGAACAAAAAGGAACCAACAACAAAGCAGTGACAGTTGTGGCTCTAGCAAAATAATAAGACACAAGGACAATTCCACTACACCAAGAACATCAGCAAATCAAAATGCAGAAGATCACAAGTAAAGTTtggaagagaaaaacaaaaacacagAGCTATAGACAACAATTAGAATGACTCAAATATGGAAATAAGTTGCATGCCAAGAAAAACCACAACTTCAAAGAAAACAGAAATTGGTGGATCAGACCCTCCAACATGCAACGTTAGTGGAGCAGGATAGAAAAAAGACTCCATGTCATAGGAGACAGTTCCAACGGGTTGATGGTACGGAAAGACAAACCCAGGCTTAAAGGAGGGGGACAGTTGCCCCCACAAAgtataagaaaaacaaaaatcttatataaatcaatatatttattctaATGTAATCATATTTTTGCCCCACAAAAAtctacaaaattttattttaaaattcatgttaaaaataatttttttattaaatttaacatgtaacaatatttattttattaaatttgatttaatattaaaattaaaaataagtaaatacaattaaaaaataataataaacagtaataatataatttttaaaatttaattaactaattaattatcaaaCTAAATCTCAATTTTCTAAATATAAGTAAAATTATCAGTATTTTTTGtcttaaaaaattagttaagataagataaaatagtatttatccattaattaacattttttattttaaaattatataatattttttaattttatctcttaAATAATTTTGTTGGTAATAActattttgaattaaaaaatattttatgtcataaatattataataaataaactttCTAATTGAATGTGAGGtaattaatatttgaaaatGATAGGGAGTAgtagaataattatttaaaatttaaaagcatagaagttaattaattttaatatattaaaatatgtatttttttacatagtcatttgattatatttattattttagataattaattatgtgatgaatgtaaaagatattttattttttaattataacacATAATTAAATAGATGCGTAAATTCTTTAATCTAacagtatattaaaattaatttaaaaaatgtataaaaaattaattatttaaaaaaagagagaaaaaaatgtaaattaaatttttattatttgaaataaacatatttttcatatatcggtttatttttttatggtatttatatataattatagtttcaaattataaatGCTAGTGTATTAATAGGCGCTAACATGTCAATTGATtcaatcttttattattaaatatatataaaaataaataaaaataaaattaatggcaaattatgtataatttaattaaaatattttaagtttaaatttaaaaataaaaaatattctttttataaattatatataatgaataatAGTTTAAGAATGAAAAACTTCACTaactgtttttaatttttgtatctctattatatttttaatataattagtaattttcaacaaaatttattttaaaaaaaaaatatttttgctcccactcttaaaattttttgggtCCATCACTGATGGTACGAGAAATTGGAAGCGGCAAGGAAGAACAAAGAGGTAGAGCAAGCTGATTTTTCAACATTTGAAAACAAGGAAAATAGAGTGATACAAGAGTATCATCTTAAAACACTTGAGTTGAAatcattttctttcaatttggGTTTCATTTCAGATTTTCTTTGCTATGGCTACTTAATGTCATCTTTCAGTATTTGAGAAAAAGGTTTATGAATGTGAGTTAAAAAAGCCATAAAAAAAGAGACATGAGAGAAGCATGAAAAAGCCAAAGAAATATTCCAGtgtaatttgattttattgAACTAAAGTTTAGTTTTTCTTGCCAAGTTGGGATAACATTTAGGTTTTCCTTCCAAGTTGGAACAGCACTTGAAAAGTTGAGTTTTGGTGAAGAAAGCTTAGTGGTAAATACTAGTTGAATTAGGTTGTAATTCAATAGTATTGGTGATTGTAGTCAGTTGATCACAGTGAAAATTCCACCATGGTTGTGATGAAGACTGGACGTAGAATTCATGGCACTTAGAATCCGAACCAGATACATGTTAGCctgtttctcttcttttttttttttcctgtttCAGTTATGCATATGAGATAAAACGAAAAAATCTCCTGCATATTTAATTTTCGTGAAAACAGAACTCAAGAATTTTAGTTCTGAATTAACTTGATTCAACCCTCCCTTCTCAAGTTCAAGCAGTTTCattagatataattatttatattatttttttattaatttaaatttttgagatGAATAATtgtacaaaaaattattttcacataaaatataaaaaaaaccaCACATTAAAAAAACACAATAACTTTGAATGCACACATTTTTGTAATTAATCTCCCAAGTTATGTCTGATCTCATGACTAAAGCTCCCATTTGATATAAATATATGAGCgatataattatataaacatataaaaataagtgTAATTGAACACACagaaataataattttcatttgatatttgttatctttatatatattgtATCACAAATATTAAAACATCAACAAAAATCCCAATATGGATTGCTTCAATGTTAGTTTTCAATGATTTCTCACGACCACAACCAAATTGTACATCGATGCAGTAAATTTTCAATGTATATAAATATTCCCACGAACATATCACTACAGAACGGAATAGTGTCAATGGCACGACCTATCGTTCttgattatattattattgttagaaataagagactaaaaagaataatatattaTTCAGTATATTCAAGTtgtctaaaataatataatataaaaaagtatttataagTATTAAGAAAATCgtaataataaatattcagtATGCTAAATAACATGGTTCTGAAAATCGGACCGGACCGGCCAGTTCAACCGAAAAAACCGGAAACCGGTCACTTAGTCGGTCCGGGTAACGCTAATAACCGCTTGGTAAAAAATCGGCCAAAAAACCGGTCGAACCGGCAGTTAATCGGCGAACCGGAAGAACCGTCTGGTTTTTTTACGGTTCAATGGTTTGCAAATTCATATGccaaacgacgtcgttttggcattttttttaaaaaaaaaaaaagaaaaaagaataacgTTCGCGACTAACCCTAATCTGATACCCCCCTTTCTTCCCCTTTCTTCCCCAGTTCCCTTTCCCCACAGCGTCCATAGCCACCCACATCGCGCCAGCGTCCATAGCCACCCACAGCCATCAAGGCCACCAAGGCCACCATACCCGAGCCCGCCCTTTCTTCCCCTTTCTTCCCCAGTTCCTTTTCCCCACAGCGTCCATAGCCACCCACAGCGTGCCAGCGTCCATAGCCACCCACAGCCATCAAGGCCACCAAGGCCACCACCGGCCGAGCCTGCCTCCTCGTCGCCACCCACAACCATCGACAGCAACAGCGACCACCACCGGCCGAGCCCGCCTCCTCGTCGCCACCCACAACCATCGACAGCCCACCCACAACCATCGACAGCAGCCGACGACCACCGGCCGAGCCCACCTCCTTCTGAATTTGGTAAGACTCTCTTCTTTCACCTATGCTTCTTGATTTTGATTTTCTGAGGTTCTGATCTTGTTCTGTGCTCGCCTGTTCTATGCTTGATTTTGGATTTTGATTTTCTGAGCCCCCCTTGATTTTCAGGAttgatgttttttattttgaatatgtTTTGCATTGCTGCTTCTGTTAGCTCGCTGCTTCATGAATCATGATGAATATTTTTTTCTGCTTCTGGTAGCTGCTTCTGTTTTGCATTGCTGCTTCTGTTACCTTGTTACCTGCTTCTGTTTTGCATTGCTGCTTCTGTTATCGCCTGTTCTATGCTTGATTTTGGATTTTGATTTTCTGAGCCCCCCTTGATTTTCAGGAttgatgttttttattttgaatatgtTTTGCATTGCTGCTTCTGTTAGCTCGCTGCTTCATGAATCATGATGAATATTTTTTTCTGCTTCTGGTAGTTGCTTCTGTTTTGCATTGCTGCTTCTGTTACCTTGTTACCTGCTTCTGTTTTGCATTGCTGCTTGTGTTACCTGCTTTTGTTTGCTGTTTCATTATTTTCATCATTGTTGTTATTGACTTTGAATATGTTTTGCTGCTTCTGTTTGTTGCTTCATGAtgaatattttgattattttcatGGTTGTCTGAAGTTTTCTGGTCTTTGGTTTTCTGATTGTTATAGATGGAACAATCACAAAGTAAACCACAGCCACAAGATTCTCAAATTGGTTCATCCAGAGGTAAATCCGATCCAGCTTGGCAGTATTTTACAGTGAAGTATGACAAAAATAACAAGGCTCAATATACATGTATTTTCTGCTTGAATACTTACAATGGAGGGGGGATATATAGAATGAAATATCATCTTGCAAAGATCCCTGGACAAATTAAAGTTTGTAACAAAGTAATTGAAGATGTTGAACTTCAATTCAAAAGGCTTTTggaggaaaacaaaaaaaataaggcagaaaaaagaaaatatacaGCTGATTGTTATGATGTGGAAAGTGAAACACAAGCGGAAGAAGAGGGTGAAGCGCCTAATCCTGTACAACCTCCGGCTCCTGCAACAATGGGAGACAAAGGAAAGAGAAGAGCGATTGCTGCTACTCCAATTGGAAGTTATTTTAAGGAAAGGACTACGCCAGGCTCTCAACCAGCTTTGAAAAGTGTCTTGGCCAGTGAACAAGTTAAACACAAGGTTAAGTTGGGGCTTGCAAGATGGATCATTGATGCACGGATTCCATTCAATGCAATTCAATCTCCTTACTTTCAACCTGCCTTGGACGGCGTTGCTGCAATTGGACCTGGTTTCAAGGGACCGTCGTATGATGAAATGAGAGTTCATTTGCTGGCCGATCTTAAGAAGGAGTGTCAGTTGCTTGTTGAAGGTTATAGAAGCTCGTGGAAAAGGACTGGTTGTACACTGATGGCATATGGTTGGACTGATCAAAGGCAGCGTACGTTAATTAATTTTCTAGTTTATTGTCCTGCTGGTATGTCATTTGTTAAGTCTGTTGATGCTTCTGATATGATAAAAACTGCCGATACCTTGTTTAAATTGTTTGCTGAGGTTATTGAGTGGGTTGGGTCTAGTAACATTGTGCATGTGGTTACTGATAATGCTGCGAATTATGTATCTGCTGGAAAACTCATTCATGAAAagtatccaaatattttttggtCTCCTTGTGCTGCTCATTGCATCAATCTTATCTTGAAAGACATAGCAAGTCTTCCTCACATAGCTGACCTTGCCTCTCGTGCTTCAAAAGTGACTGTCTTTGTTTACAATCATATGATTTTCTTGTCATGgcttagaaaaagaaaagattggAAAGAAATTGTTCGACCAGGAGTAACACGTTTTGCTACTGTTTTCATTACTTTGAAAAGTATATATGATCATAAACAAGACTTGCAAGCATTGGTGATTGACAAATATTTCACTTCTCATAAATTATCCAAGAGTGTCAATGGGAAGATGGTtagttcaattatcttggaTAGTAAGTTTTGGGTGGATTGTTTTACTACTGTTATGCTTGTTGGTCCTCTAATTAAGTTATTGAGGCTTGTTGATGCTGATGAGAAATCTTCTCTGGGTATCGTGTATGCGGGCATGCAAAGAGCCAAAATTAATATCAAGACAATGTTTAGAAATAGGAAATCTGCATACACGCCTTATACAAGTATCTTGAAAATGCGGTGGGATAAGCATTTGAAGCGTGACCTCCATGCAGCAGCATACTTTTTGAATCCAGATTACTTCTATAGTGAGGGGTTTGTTGAGAAGGCAAATATCTTGAGGTCTTTGCTTGATTTATTTGATATTGAAACTCTTTGCGATGACTCGGTTGCCGGAATGCAAGAGATACAGTTGTATCGAGATCGAAAAGGAAGTTTTGGAAGGGAAAGTGCATTGAAAGCAATTAAGAGACTTGAACCTGATAAGTATTTATATTTCTATGTTTAATTtactttaaatgttttttaaatattgaatgaAAATTGATGGTTGAATTACATTTTCTGGTAGGTGAATGGTGGAGGCTACATAGTGGGAGTGCTCCTAACTTGCAAAAAATGACAATTCGTCTTCTtagtaaataatattaattaattctaattatattctaacaattataataaaatataacgCATATAAATATGAATTATATATGGTCCAATATAAGGAACTATCTAACCGTAACTTGCACTTAATTGCCAAGTTAATTGCAACCGAAGTGGAAATTTCATAGCTGTTGCACTTAGCAGCGTTTGCTTCGTTATTGTGTTATCTATTTGTTTTGGCTGAGGTAGTAACAAGAATCAGATAGATTCCTTATTATCTTAGTACTTAGTAGAGTTCCTTtcggtagcgtttgttttgcagtactgagacagagactgagagactgagacaTAGTATTATGTTTGTTGGCTCAGAGACTGGtattaaaatttctgtctctgtcctcaaaatttcagtatttcagtgcCTCCAAAATATAGGGACACAGGAGATTGATATTTTTAGAAACAAAGACTGAAACTTTagtaacattttatacctaaaatactttcattttaattaattaattccaattttatcctttgtgtaaattaaattagaattttattcttgttttaatttttgtctCTCACTTgacaccaaacagaatactaaaacttatttcagtctctgtctctcagtctcagtctttcagtatctgtctctccaccaaatgCTATTCAAGTTTAAACTTCATGTCCCTGCTTTAAAaagttttgtaattttt is a window encoding:
- the LOC130945699 gene encoding uncharacterized protein LOC130945699: MEQSQSKPQPQDSQIGSSRGKSDPAWQYFTVKYDKNNKAQYTCIFCLNTYNGGGIYRMKYHLAKIPGQIKVCNKVIEDVELQFKRLLEENKKNKAEKRKYTADCYDVESETQAEEEGEAPNPVQPPAPATMGDKGKRRAIAATPIGSYFKERTTPGSQPALKSVLASEQVKHKVKLGLARWIIDARIPFNAIQSPYFQPALDGVAAIGPGFKGPSYDEMRVHLLADLKKECQLLVEGYRSSWKRTGCTLMAYGWTDQRQRTLINFLVYCPAGMSFVKSVDASDMIKTADTLFKLFAEVIEWVGSSNIVHVVTDNAANYVSAGKLIHEKYPNIFWSPCAAHCINLILKDIASLPHIADLASRASKVTVFVYNHMIFLSWLRKRKDWKEIVRPGVTRFATVFITLKSIYDHKQDLQALVIDKYFTSHKLSKSVNGKMVSSIILDSKFWVDCFTTVMLVGPLIKLLRLVDADEKSSLGIVYAGMQRAKINIKTMFRNRKSAYTPYTSILKMRWDKHLKRDLHAAAYFLNPDYFYSEGFVEKANILRSLLDLFDIETLCDDSVAGMQEIQLYRDRKGSFGRESALKAIKRLEPDKYLYFYV